TATGGCAGTTATTTCTTTAGGCAcagtttagtgatttttttttaataaatagtattGAATTTCAGTTGAAGTTTTAAACTTAATAACCAAAGGGTCAAGAACTctgattaggaaaaaagaaaaactttaggcTAACAACGTATGCTGTTTAAAATTTCTAACACTTTAACCTATCTGGGttttatttaagattattttattaaaaaatacaaggaatctgaaaaaagatcaATACAATTATCTTAATGTACAAAGTCATAAGCTGTAGCagttttaaactaaaatttaaaaacacaacaaGGAGGGCAGCCCTTTAGACCAATTTATTATATCCATTTAAAATATCATCCAACAAAGGACAATGAAGTTTACAGCTGGGACAGGTATACATAACTCGAGGCATCTACAGTCCATCGTGCCCACTGAATAACAACTTTGCTGCTGAAATTTCTTAAAACTTACCGAACTAAAACAAAAGACTGAATAATACAAAAGGAGGAGTATTTCAGTGTAGTCATCTGTTCTGTCAATTggcttttttgaaaaaggaaacacaTCCTGTTTCCCCCGACCAGTAAATAAGCAAGAGCTACATGCAGCAGTGTGAGTATTAAGACATTTCTCAAGTCTTCTCAAATGAGTCCAAGGCAgggatgggatgggggaggaAACTGAGAGAAAAACATTGCTATAGACATCATAACAAACAATaaatttagataatttaaaattaaaaaaaaaaaaggcaagaggcagcatttcagcagcaaagtgctcaataaaaagtATACTGTAGAGGGTAATACACGAAAGTTGGGgtaagaagaggacagaaaaatggGTCAGCAGGATGGGCGAAGGCCTCAAAGGAAATACGGCGTCGTCGTTCTGGGAGGAATAACACGTTCTGAATCTGGAACTGCCCGGAATAACTTTGGTTCTCTTGTATTTACATCTTTGAAGACCATGATCGAAGCAATATTGCCACAACGATAGCAGTAATTAGGAGCAGACCATACTGTTACCAGCTTCTCATCAAACATAAATTTATAGCCTTCATGCACTAGCTGGTGTGCTCTGCAGATGAGTTTTAAGTTGTTGATATGAACAAACTGCAATTTAGAAAGGTTTTATTAAGTAtccaagacattaaaaaaaaaaatcaaactatataTATAAGGAAACAGTCATTTAAATAAAGTATAACTACTAAACTACTAAAGTAATTACTAAACTACTAAAGCAACTACTAAAGAGCTCATGATTACAGAACCTATTCTACAGTTATCCCCACTAATTTCCATAAGTTACAGGCAAACAGAGCCACTTTGGCCTGAGCTACAGAAATCAGTCACATAATTAGAAGCTTCTGAAAGAAAAGCATTCTGTAAGTATTACGTGATATGAAATAAAGTTTTTGATGGTTTAATAATAAATGCATTACTGCCAATATCTATAATTTACTGAGAGTTTACTGTAGTTCTtacaaaaattctaaaagaaatgtattatttttctcttgcaacTTGAGGAAACAGCCTCAGACATTTAACTGACTCCTCTATTCTGGATTACTTAAGCTCACCATGTATAAGTGTGAACACACTTTTAACTGAAAATAGTTGAACTTCAAAATATTTGCCTATCACAATAAATGCATATATCGAATCATTATGTTAAAtatctaaaactaatataatgctatgtgtcaattacatctcagttaaaaaaatatatatatagtaagaaatatatatattgcctCATTTCTTCATTgcaatatttgaaagaaaaggaacatttaGTTTACAAATGCTATCAGTGGATGCTAAAAGGAGGTGCTTTTATTATGCGATCTGATTTAACCATTAAAGGAAGACATATATACCAAACTAGATGAGAAATTTAACATCCACAGCCACCACAGTTTGAGTAAACTAGACTACAAGTTTGGTATCTAAAGCCACCATATTTGCTTATGTAGTCCATTAGCAACCAACAAACCACTTTTTCCAAAAATGTAGCTTTACCTCATTTGTGACCTTTGCGCCAAAAAGCCAACCTGCTCCTCGGGGACTGATTGCCCAAGTATCCACATCTTCAGGATCTGACCAAACCAGATCACAAAATGCTCCTTTATGAGGAATTTCTTGATTCCGTTCAATAGTACGGATCTGATCCAGTGTTTTGATATCGGGAGATAAACCACCATGAACACACAAAATCTGCTCATCTATTAACTagcaaaaaagaataacaaagagTTGAACATGTAATAATAAACTCAGTCATATCTAAATTCATCAATGAGTGATAATGATATCAATAACTGAGATGGCAATTGGATAAAAATATGCAAAGTATTACTGGCAAGAAAACACTTgagctttttaaaagatttatataaACTTACAGCTGCTACTGTGAGCATGTCAAAAACTTTGGTACAGTATCTCCAGGCATTAGCATTTCCATATTTGGTTTGGCACTCATCTATGAGAGAAACAAAGAGCTCTCGTTAACGAAATTCTGAATCTgctgataaaaaataaagaatatagcTAATATTAAGGCAATAGAAAACCAGCTTAAACTAGGATGACAAATTAAGACATATATTTAGCCCTGGTAGGTCCTCCACATACAGCCAGAAGGAGACTAGTGTTTAACAGTTTTAAGAATGTGgtcctggatttcccattgtgactctgtgggttaagaacccaactagtatccacaaggatttgggttcaatccctggcctcgctcaacgggtTAATGATACAGCACTGttacaagctgctgcataggtctcaaattgctgtggctatagcacaggtcagcagctgcagctccaatttgacccctagcctgggaacttccatatgccgcaggtggggccctaaaaatagaaaaaagaatgcgGTCCTGCTTTTTATTCCAGAAGTGgcacttttaaaaagcaactgaAATTATTGGTCAAAATGCTATGATCAGAGAGTTCCCTGacagctcggtgggttaaggatccagcatcatcacagCTGTGGGTAAGGTCGTTgctatagcacaggtttgatacccaggccgggaatttccaaatgccaagggcatggcggaaaaaaaaacctatgatcAAGAAGAGCTAGATACTGATTTCACATAAACCAAAGCAAAAGCTTTTGTACACTATGTTGTTAATACTGAGCAATTCTATCAAACAGAGTAATGTGTTTAATGTGACTACCTTATTCTAGCAGGAAAATCAAATAAATCAGAGGACCTTTAATTATAGAAGCATTGCTAATTCCCATTTCAATATTTCtcagggagttccaattgtggctcagcagtaactaaacccaactagtagccatgaagatggtacggatggatccctggcctcactgagtgggtcagggatctctggcattgccacgagctatggtgtaggctgcagattctgctgggatcctgcactgctttggctgtggtataggctggcagctgcacctccaattcaacccctagcctaggaaccttcatatgcctcaggtgcagcccttaaaaaaataaaaaatctcaggCCTGGACTGTCTCTTCTGAGATTATCTGCAAATTGTGCAACTAAATACCTGAGTTCCAGTAAGTATACATGCAGTTATGATTAAGGACAGACTGCCAATCAGTTCTTACATATTCTCAGCTTAACATTCACTCTGCTGTCTAGAAAAATTAGTATCTCTTCTTTCAACTAATACCATGGAAATTCTCATTGGCTTcttaattttgaataaaaaaacaCATACCACTATGGCCTTAAATACAACTGAAAATGATATAAGAAATAAGACTGTGGGGTATAGTCAattcttgtaattttttaaattatctctctATGTGAAGGAGGATCCTTATGTAAACTTCTCATCTTATATTTTTCACCTTcacacacaggcaaaacactTGGTTCCTAATAACTGCTAGGCATAAGTTTATCAGTGTGAACTGAAGCCCCAATATAATTAATAGCTATATATGGTCATTTTTACTACTTTAAAATCAATGTTAAGTTccatgatgaggagttcctgtcatagctcagcagaaatgaacccgactagtatccatgaggatgcaggttcgatccctggcctcaagctgttgcataggtcacagaggcggctcggatctggcattgctgtggctgtggtgtaggctggcagctatggctccgattcgacccctagcctaggaacctccatatgccacaagcgtggtcctaaaaaaaaaagagaagacagctGGAGACAGTTGCTTTCACTGAACTAATGCCACATTACATATTATCCAAAATAATATTTCGCAAAACAAACACTTTTATTCCAAATGGCATATGGCATTTTATGAATGAAAAGCAGAAGTAACTTgcagaaagaagacaaatactaGCATCAAACTTTTCAATTCCTATTAACaattatataaacaataaattaCCAAAATTTCTCAATTTAATAATTGATAATGGGTGACAAAATGACAAGTAAGAGAGTTCCGCTTATTTTTATAATGACAGAAGATAATTCAATATAAAGTCTAGAACTAAAGGGCAATGAGATCAATCTTTTAAATCTCTCTGCCTTATCTGTGCTCaaggaaagttcttttttttttttttttttttctttgtttttggcctcacccacagcatatggagttcccagaccagggaacagatccaaaccacagtggggacctacgctgcagctgtggcaataccagatccttaacccacagagccaggcagaGATCGAAACTGggcccagtgctgcagagacaccacggatcctgttatgccacagcaggaactctggaaaattcATAGTAATAATCTCAACAGTTCTACAATCTACGTCCTTCAAATTGCTTCCTAAtctcatttttgtaaaatttacaACCATGTGAAGTTTTATAGAAGTAgctgttttcttttaatggctgagttttctttctttctttctttttttttttttttgacttctatTTTTAATGCCTGAGGTCCTAATATTCTCTGAAACAAGCACACAGATTTATAGTGCATCCATACAGTATAATACAATGCAGCTTTAGGTAAAAATAACATCATGAAGTGAAACGGCTGGtcacaatattaaaaaacaagTATTATCCCATTTTTAGCTTGGGGTGTGTGTATACACTCGTATATACAAATACAagcacaaacatacacatacatatatatagaatagGTTCTCAAACTGAGTGTACAAAACATTTCCTTTCAACATATTCTAAGGTTTGATCCCAAAACGTCTGCAGTGGTGCCCAGCAACCTACATTTCAACAAGCACCCCAGATGATTCCAAGGAGGTAAACTGAGGACTACATTTTGAAGCACTGATCCAGAAAGATATACACCAAAGAGTTAAAAATGgttctctcaggagttcctgtcgtggctctgcagaaatgaatctgactagcatccatgaggatgcagattcgatccctggccttgctcagtgagttaaggatctggcattactgtggctgtggggtaggccagcaactatagctctgattctcgcctagcctgggaacctccatatgccttgggtgcggccctaaaaagacaaaaaaaaatagttctctcAGACCACTGtgtacaaaatataaacaagCTACAAAGATATACTGTTCAACGCAGAGAAtacagctaatattttataataactctataaggaatataatctttaaaatactgaaccacaggagttcccattgtgacttagtggaaacgaacttgtctagtatccatgaggatgcgggttcaatctctggacccaccagtggattaaggacctggcattgccatgagctgtggcgtaggtcacagatgcggcttggatcccaaactgctgtggctgtggtgtaggccctcagctttagctctgattcgacccctagactgggaaattccatatgccgcacctgctgctctaaagggaaaaaaaaaaatactgaatactatgttgtacatctgaaatgaatataatactgtaaatcaactacaattaaaaaaaaagaatggttctCTCTACCTAATAAGATATTCAACTGATTGGGGGAAGAAAGAGAGTTAAATTTAAAGGTGAGAAACTGGGAAAAGATTATTCGTATTTTCCAACTTTACTATAAGAAGTACATGTATGACTTCTGTGgcttttttcccaaagaagaaggTAAAACAATATTCGGAATCAGAGAAACAGAAGGTCTTACCATAAAATCCATACACCTGTGTTATCTGTCTACTCTCATGATTTCCTCGCAAAAGTGTAATACGATCAGGCCATTTAGCCTTTAGTGCAAGAAGGTAAGTGAAGGTCTCCAAACTATAATAACCTCTGTCTACAAAATCACCCTGTAAAGTAAAAGTCTACAGTTACAAACAATACAATAGCaacaatatttcttaaaaatgataccaaagtGCCCAAATTCAGAGTCACAGcccaaaataagaaatataaatgatttagaaattaagttttaataaaaaattgaaattgagtTAAATAAGATGTTCCTATTAAATGTCTGTACTACTCTTATGCTACAGGAGATCAAGAGGAACTTGCTGTGTAATTCCCTCAAGGATTTTCCCTACAGAATCACCATTTTTTCCATTCTCCATTACCTACATTAATACATGTTTCTAAAAGATCATGTGTgaatcaaagaattttaaatgaatttcaaataCCTCTTTAACTGAATCAAAAGAGCTGCCAActtaaagaaaatagtttttataacagtgttgtgccaatttgaagaaaatagtttttataattataacAGTGTTCTACATTCAGCGTTGTATTTAACAACTGTGTATGATGACATACTGTTTGCACTTCCCCTCAGTGTTTTACCTGGGCCAATAGCAGACCAATGGGAAAACAACTAAAAGAACAGGAACGTGACCcagaaattttgagaaagaaaacaacagaaagatcagaaaaagtTCAACagtagaattatattttaaaaaggaaagtaagcAAATATCTATCCTAATaacaaatgtgtatatgtgtatactcaTCAAACCACAGATTAATAACACATGAAAATGAACActcaaaaaaaatctgataaaatagCAGTAAATTGAAGATTTAGGTCTTAAACACATGTTTCTGGGCTATTTTTCTGTCTAAGCATTCCTGAGAGCTACAACCCAGTCCTATGTATACAGTAGTTTACTAAAGCAATTATTCTTAACTGGAAGACACAGCAAAATGTAGAAAAGTATGGACTccccttttcatatatttaactaATGATTGTCACCGGGCAATGAAATTATTATACAATTTACATGTAGTAAGATCCCTTCCATTTAAAATAAGTACTTGATGTCACTAGTGTTTACATACCATAAATATGTAGTTTGTGTCAGGAACCTGACCTCCAGTTCTGAATAGTTCACAAAGatcataaaactataaaagaaaggCAATATATGCTGATTATAAATTCctgggaagaagtaaaataataaaacttagaCCAAACTGTGTAAAGAAGCAGTTAAGAAAActtcaaatatttacatttataaaaagaaataaagtgcaaAGAAAACTGCCAAGCACAACTCCCAagccgttaaaaaaaaagcactaaaatgaAGCTCACGGTTACCACTAACACCACCCCTAGCTTTTATTGTTATAGACACCCCgttttcaaatttctttcataCATCTCCCCATCTATCACTTGAGAATCTGAAATCATTTACCCAATGTGTCAATAAGCTAACCCAATCACCTGGCTCCATattcagcaactttttttttttttttttttttttttttttgtctttttagggctgcacttgcagcataccaggctaggggtcaaatttgagctgtagccactggcctacaccacagccacagctcatggcaatgttagatccttaacccactgagcaaggtgagggattgaacccgtgtcctcatggatactagttgagttcgttgaccactgagccacaacgggaactccttgagcatctatttttaatgttaaaaagatccctggcctggcgcagtgggttaaggatcccacgttgccccagctgcagcttaagtcacaactgcggctcagatctgatctctggtcggggaactccatattgcagggcagccaaaagaaagaaaaaaaaactgagtatGTATACTCAAAGTTaagaaggaaacattaaaaagtttTATGAAACAGATGCTTCTATAAAAGTGTGGAAGACAAGTAAGAGTCCTTAAGCTTTACTACTGATGTTTCTAGAAATACGTTCTTGAATAAAAGCTTCAAGTAAGTTTCAATTTAACCCATATATATTTAAGGGGTGATCAAAAATTCTGCTTCAGGGACCCATAGTTCCTACTGCATACTCAAAGTGTTTTTCCGAAATTCtttaatataataaacatttactgagaacaTGTGCAGACAATTAACATTATCATACATTACTGGAAGCCCATCTCataatttcacaaataatttctACCATTTAATCCATGTTTTTCATATCACAGACACTCTGCCactgttctcattttaaaacaaaaccaaacctgagAAGTGGATTCTATTCCATTATTAGAGGCAAGGAAACAGCCAACTCAgtagttttcaaactttttggtTTCAGGAACTATTTAtagtctttattaatttttatttttttgctttttagggccgcacccacagcatatcgaagttcccaggctaggggtcgaatcaaagctacagctgccggcctgcaccataaccactgcaacgccagatccaagccacgttggcagcctacaccacacacagctcacagcaacacaggatccttaaccctctgagagaggccagggttctccatatgccgcaggaatggccctaaaataaataaatacataaaattaaaaaaaaaaaaaaaaaagaaaatccagcttCATACAGATATGTATTACAAAAGGAAGGagatgagttcccttgtggcacagtaggttaaggatccagcactgcaatgcagcagctcaggttgctgtcaTGGCAAGGGTCTGATCCCTTGGCCAGGGCACTTCCACATACCTccaggtatggccaaaacaaaaaccaaaaggagGAGAATTTTAATAACCTTTAGAAATAAGAGTGCATAGCCTTCTTTTAATACCTCAAAACTTAACAACGTGTCTCTTAAACTCTGTTGGAAAGGTTGGTCTAAAACTTtgagtggagggagttcccactgtggtgcagtggaaacaaatccaactagtatccatgaggacatgggttcaatccctggcctctctcagtgggttaaggatctgacgttgccgtgagctgtggtatatgtcgaagacacagctcatatctgacattgctgtggctatgacaactgtagctctgattcaaccctgagcctagAAATTTCCgtatcccacaggtgcagccctaaacagaaaggaaaaaaaaaaaaaaaaaaaaaccgtgagTGGCTGATTTGGAAAATTGAAATGACATTTCATTATATGTCATCAAAAAATGCGTTAATATCATCACTTGTCTCATTAGAAAAGTCTTTAATCATCAGAAGCTAAAAGTCTCATGGGGTCAAactcaaattttctaaaattctagTATTTCACTTGAAAATTCAAATTCTATCTTCGGCAACAAACACTGTCAATTATTTTCCTTGAAGTAATTGACTggctcatttccttcttttttgcgaAACAGTTGCCAAATATCCATAGTTTGTCATTATTCTCTCAAGTAAAAAAAgtgttccatttaaaaaaaaaaaaaaaaaaaaggctatttcaaCTGGCAATGCAAAGAACTGCACAAGCAACAAACATTTGTCTTTTGGGCAAATCATTTTCCTTTGGTATTTAGTAGATATGCATACTTCCTATTTCATCACAGGGACTCTTCAAAAGAGGTATGTACTCAAGGGTTAAGAGTTACAATTAagggggaattcctgctgtggcgcagctaaaatgaatctgactaagagccatgaggctgagggttcgatccctggccttgctcactgggtcaaggatctggtgttgccatgagctgtggtgtaagtcacagaggcggctcggatccagcacagctatggctggcagctgaagctccagctggacccctagcctgggaacctccatataccacagatgtggccctaaaaagacaaaaaaaaaaaaaaaaaagaagaaaaagacaagggaaaaaagttACAATTAATATTACTATCTTATTTAGGACATTCTTAAATAataatggcattttattttactgtatattcatttttttttttttttgtcttttgtcttttgttgttgttgttgttgttgttgttgctatttcttgggccgctcccgcggcatatggaggttcccaggctaggggtccaatgggagctgtagccaccggcctacgccagagccacagcaacgcgggatccaag
The Sus scrofa isolate TJ Tabasco breed Duroc chromosome 1, Sscrofa11.1, whole genome shotgun sequence DNA segment above includes these coding regions:
- the PPP6C gene encoding serine/threonine-protein phosphatase 6 catalytic subunit encodes the protein MAPLDLDKYVEIARLCKYLPENDLKRLCDYVCDLLLEESNVQPVSTPVTVCGDIHGQFYDLCELFRTGGQVPDTNYIFMGDFVDRGYYSLETFTYLLALKAKWPDRITLLRGNHESRQITQVYGFYDECQTKYGNANAWRYCTKVFDMLTVAALIDEQILCVHGGLSPDIKTLDQIRTIERNQEIPHKGAFCDLVWSDPEDVDTWAISPRGAGWLFGAKVTNEFVHINNLKLICRAHQLVHEGYKFMFDEKLVTVWSAPNYCYRCGNIASIMVFKDVNTREPKLFRAVPDSERVIPPRTTTPYFL